Genomic DNA from Cucurbita pepo subsp. pepo cultivar mu-cu-16 chromosome LG13, ASM280686v2, whole genome shotgun sequence:
CTAGATGCTATTGAAAATTCTATCCTTCATTTCAATCCTAAAGGAGATATTGACGCATTTTTCTGAAGCACTATAAAACCACTATATCGATAGATACTTAGGAAGTTGACCATCAATGTCTCTACAGGTTTTTTGTCCTTTTACTTTGTTTCAATATTCACTTATATCAAAAGGTGCAAACAAAGGAGGTTGGGATTTAAAGGAAGCAGGCTGCCCCAATCGAAGATTGGGGCACGTGTAATGAAGTAAAGTTGCTATGGGTTGAATTTATTACACCCAAATATTTGTTGAATTGAATTCTTTTATTGTGTTTTAGGACCCAGTGTATATTGCAGCAGCAAACAAATGTTTGAAGTCTGGATtttcataattgaaaatttaggtTCCAATGTGTTAAATGAGtgacagtaaaagagtgcaatAAGTATTTCATGCTAACTATATTTGTCTAACGGAATTCTGTCACTGTGTTTCAATGAACTTGCCTTTATCTAGTGATCTGATTGACAGGTTATCCTGTTCTTGGTGTCGGTTTTACTGGTTCTTTGGCTACCACTCAtccaaaatttggtgatcacAGGTAGTTTGTCAAAGTTTCTATTGACTTGGATGCTTTCATGCTATATGTGGTTAGGACATCCATTAGGGCAGAAGTTAGGAAACTCGTACTACTAGTATCCTCTTACAATCACCTGTTTCTCTCCAAATCAGTCTAGCATTGGTGTTCAACAATGCAATCATATTTATGGTTTTTGTAAAACTGGTCTAGCACAAAATCGAATTAGGTGGAAATAGGTAATGGGCTGTTGCAGTTTGAGTAGGCCTAAATGATAAATGAAGTACAATTCCGTTCTTATGTAGTATGATGTGTAATAGCATGCAATACCTGCTTGTAGATTTTTCCCCCTATTTCAATATATGTCTTTTATATAAAGGTCATTTCACCTTAAAGTTTTTTGTTCACtgcctcttctctctctctctctctctctctctctctctctctctcNTATGTGTAGGATGCATATGTCAACAAGATTGTCTAACCGACGTTGGGTTTCCACAATCACACTGTCgaaggtaattttttaaagagaagAGAATCTAATTCATCTAACCCTTTGGCTTTTAGGTCAATCATCTGATCTTTGTTAGTTATTACTTGATTATTTTAGGGTTTACGTACACGGGAGCAAGAGGAGATACTCTCAAGTCATCTTTTACTTGAGGTATGTTCAGGGATCTAAATGGTATCGTTGTCATCAGGCATCTCAACAGCTTATATATTCTTCTATTATTGTAGCTGAAGTGTATTCTTCATAAGAACATTTAGATGATGTAAAACTGAGTTGGGAGATATAGCTAAAAGATTAAATAGTGAGGTGGTAGTGTACAAAACAATGAGAGAGAATTGAAATTCGAGGGGGTAGGAGGTAGGAGGAGATAAACCTCATATATAAGTTGATAATTAATATCACTAAGCGTTCCATCAGGCAGTAGGAGCTGTAATTGATGGCTAAATCTAACCATAACAGgaaattctaataaattgaGCCTATAAATTTGGGAATACCCTAGTCAGTAGGATGCCTTAAAGCAACtctagttttaaaattactctaaattccGGCTGATGCTATGCTGTATCAGATATACTTCATCCAATTTCTCATATAGATTTCTTGGAAAGCATATTTGTGCCAACGTGGAAACTGTAGTTTTTaggctttttatttttctgaaagTTGACTTTTAGTTTGGTTTCTTGCCAATATCATTAACATCTTAGTCAGCCTTTCTATTTTCTGGTCTTAGGCAATTGCTAGCGCATGTAAAGTTCCTGGAACCTTTGTTTCAGATTTGACTCGATCTGATTTATTAGAAGAATGTGAAACGCTATTCTCTGAGGATGAAGAACTAGAGCAACTTATAAGCGGGGAAGTTTGCTTTAAGGTCTATCCATTTTTAAGGGGTAAAATTTCTATTGATTTGAATGGGTTATATATGGTGGCagctaaaattttcaagagctcatatcaattattattattattttgcagaGACCTTTACAACAGAtgcagaaagaaaaataatactctctGGTTCTTTTAATCCGTTGCACGATGGTCACGTCAAGCTTTTAGAGGTTGCAACCAGGTATGTAGagttgtttaatattttttaaatttacgaTAATTCTCTTTGCCTAGACTCACTCTTGACCAACATCCAATATATTTGGGAAGCTACATCAACCCCATGAAATCTACCAGATATTGAAGTAGAAAATTAAGAGAATAGGGACGCCATAATGAGGCTGATAGACTCTTTAAAGAACTCTTTTCCAGATCTTAAGTCGATAATTTTCTCCCTAGTTCCTCGATATCTGAACTTTCTTATATTTGTACAGCATTTGTGGTGGTGGGTATCCTTGTTTTGAATTATCGGCTGTGAATGCTGACAAACCACCCCTATCAGTATCACAGATCAAAGATCGTGTCGAGCAATTTAAAAAAGTTGGTGAGTCTTGTTTCAAGAATGTTCCCTATTTCATATGCTgtattttaggttaaattatcaaatacttgagtttcaattataaattatgcCCAAATGATGAGTGGAAATTGATGTAGCTAAGATCGATGTTACTACTCATTTAAACTCAAACCATCATGGATATCATTCATAGTActtacaaaatcaatttttgcATATTATGATGTTGTAAATAATGTTATATGCTTCCCAGTTTTTACACACTAGCCATTATGTCAATTTTCTATCTACCATTCTAATAGAAAAACTTTTCAGATGCGATAGTAAAAATGATAGTCTGAAGGTACCTTTGAGATACAATTGAAACCTATCTCAAAGTTAAAAAGGGATATTTTGCAGAATTTACCCCATAATTTCTGTGGCTTTTCAGTTGTACCAGAgctgtttccttttcttcttcttttttttttccttctatttatttattattattgcttGCAAAAGAAAGAGGACATTGATTAAGGTGAATATTtacctttcaattttaatctGCGTGGCAGGAAAGTCAGTAATCATTTCTAATCAGCCTTACTTTTACAAGAAAGCCGAACTTTTCCCTGGTAGTGCCTTTGTTATTGGTGCTGACACTGCAGTAAGGTTGATAGATGTAAGTTTCGACTAGTGGAACTATATTTATGTTTCTTCTCATCGAACCGTTTTCTGATTTAACATATTACGAGAGAATAACTTCACTTCCTTTCCTCCAAACGTGAACTTCTGTTTGGTGCTTTTTCCCCACATTATCTTGTCCTTTGGTGtgcttttgttctttttatattttaggctAGAAAGCAGGTCTTAAGAAACCCAACATAAATACTATAGAATATATGTAATGGCACAGGTCATAACGCACCATCTGTTAATGCTGCCATCACTAATTTCCTCTATTGATTGTTATTTCCTATAGTTTGTttgatgataattttatttttagaaatttagcTTATGAATATGTTATAGAATATTAAGTTGTATGATAGTCTCCTGAGTTCTAAAGATACAAGAACAAGTCCAAAAATAGTACGCATATGAAAACAATCAAATCGATATGTTCTTTGTTAagtttttcccttttcaaGAATACTCTTGAAatctttaatcaaattttgggactgagaattttttttgcttttcaaaatttctttgaaTGATGTTTGAAGACAGaagacaaataataaaaaggctATGAAATGGCCCTCTTGATTTCACTTTTCAGTATATTCTCTCCTTAATGGCAGTGTAAATCTGATGCAACCCTACATTGCTTACATGGTTTTCCATTGATGTGCAGCCCAAATACTATGATGGGGATTACAAGAAGATGCTGGAAATTTTGCTCCGAATCAAGAACACTGGGGCGACGTTCCTTGTTGGTGGTCGAAACATAAATGGCGTTTTCAAAGTACGTAAGCTTGAGTGATTTATAGGAAGTTTATATATTACCTTTTGTTTCCTTTGCCTACAAATTGAGAATTTATCCTGATGCTCCTTTTTCTTCGCCATTGTTACTAATGGTGTCATTCAGGTTCTTGAAGATGTTGAGATTCCACAAGAGCTAAGAGACATGTTTATCTCAATACCTGCAGACAAATTTCGTATGGACATTTCCTCCACCCaaataagaaaacaacttGGAATTTAATCTTCTAGGTGATTAGGTAAAGAACAATTAAACTTCTTTAAAAGGAAATCTATTTTACTTCTAGTTTCATAGTATGTACAGTTTgcttaaatatattttacattGGTGTAAAGATTAGATCATTTTTGGCATTCAAGGATTTAAATTGCTTGTTTTAGGACTATCAGCATACCCAGAATACTATTTTCAGTGGTGACTCATGAAGTCATAAATGAATGGTTTATAACTATATTCTGatgcttattttattttttattaaatctaAAGTGTAAAAGTGTACCATTTGGtgcattatttgaaaattgttcTAACTTTGGTCTTTAAATTTGGGATGTCAAGTCATTTTAATTATGCAttcttcattaattatttattaaaagggttttttttttttctttgaaatttaactGGCTTTCATTCATTTGGGTTACGTGGACATACATTTGTTCATCAaatcaacaaacaaaagatatgtgaaatcaataaaatgtGCAATGTTTGGCATATGTGTTACCACACTCTCAATGCAAATAATAGCTTGGCCCTTTTGGCCTCATCGCAAATAATAGCTTGGCCCTTTTGGCCTCATCGCAAATAATAGCTTGGCCCTTTTGGCCTCATCATTGGGTCCGGCGAGGGTGCCCCTCGCAAATAATAGCTTGGCCCTTTTGGCCTCATCATTGGGTCCGGCGAGGGTGCCCCTGAGAAATACAACTCCCGTTCATGTTGATGATTGATTGGGTCCGGCGAGGGTGCCCCTGAGAAATACAACTCCCGTTCATGTTGATGATTGATTGGGTCCGGCGAGGGTGCCCCTGAGAAATACAACTCCCGTTCATGTTGATGATTGATTGGGTCCGGCGAGGGTGCCCCTGAGAAATACAACTCCCGTTCATGTTGATGATTGATTGGGTCCGGCGAGGGTGCCCCTGAGAAATACAACTCCCGTTCATGTTGATGATTGATTGGGTCCGGCGAGGGTGCCCCTGAGAAATACAACTCCCGTTCATGTTGATGATTGATGGAGTGGTACAATACAACTTGGGTCCGGCCAGGGTGCCCTTGAGAAATACAACTCCCGTTCATGTTGATGATTGATGGAGTGGTACAATACAACTTCCGTTCATGTTGACGATTGATGGAGTGGTACAATACAACTTCCGTTCATGTTGACGATTGATGGAGTGGTACAATACAACTCCCGTTCATGTTGACGATTGATGGAGTGGTACAATACAAACTCCCGTTCATGTTGACGATTGATGTAGTGGTATATGGAGTGAATACAACTCCCGTTCATGTTGACGAAGATTGATGGAGTGGTATGTGTAGATGAGTTAATCTCAATTGTTTGGATGATAAatttttcaaactcaaaaaacatttattaaataatgaattcaacttaaacatttattaaataatgaattcaactcaatccttaatcataacattttttgaattgggttggttCTAGTTGTTTGAAtgatttattcaatttttttaataaaaataaaatatctatttatttatttttaaacatttaattaaaattttcaactcaattttaatatatatttgttaaaacTAACTCCCTTTAACACGGAGAACAAataatcaaaacaataattgttaactaaaaataaaattaatatatgtatatataattgtatcacaactaaaaatatatatttaaaaattaataataaattttgatttattcggtctaattcatttttttttaataccctaaattaaattaatgtacATAAAATATTGTTGGGCTCTAGTTGAGACAATTTCGTGGTTAGGTTGATTGTCCAGCCTTTAGATCGGCCGCATTAGccaaataattctttttcaaaattattagtGTTTGGTTAAAGTTTTTGGAAGGATTGATAATGTCTTTGACTaagaaatcattttttttataatcaaacataatattagatattgtGTTTTAATAAAacgatttatttttatttttatacgaaatatatctataaattttttaaaaatatcgcATATatctattagacacaaaattaaaaatttaaaaacatatctGACACTGAAAGTTCAATAACGTGctaaaaagttttgaaaactgTTCCGACCTAATCAAccaaaaagtatttatagttAGAATAGATTTATtcgtaatttttaaaatatatttttcaaaatatctaaatattaatttttaaaatatctagacAAATACTCATACAATCATTTTTGGtgaaactaaaatataaaaataataatttgtaattaaccAGAAATATCTTAGATATTTTAGAGTTAGAATTATTTATAACCCAGTGGAATTGAGAAGCTGATAGGCTAAAAGATCTACATGAGCCCACCTcctacatattatatatatatatatacacatatattaTGTATAGTAACTAGAAGATCCATACCATTTTCTGCAAAGTCGAAAAGCTTAACATaggagaacaaaaataattgacGTGTCAAACGACATTGAAGATATAACTATTGTTGTTTGTGTGATGTCATCCCGAGAAGGAGGCATATGGAGGAACTCCCAACCTAAATTCACTTTTGCTTCACTGTCTGTCTTTAAGTGTTTTATCCAACGAACTATGAATAGTATTAGGTAACCAAAGTTGGATCTTGATTCATTAACGATGGTTAGCATCATACAATTTTGTTAAGGATGAGAAACATGTAAGTGGAACCGAAAgtccaattttcattaatgttcacaACCTTCAGATAGAATTCAACTAACTAAATcgaaataagagaaaatacacTGCTAACCAAAtcctgaaaataaaataaaatatactaaatttgttaataaatttttttaaactaattcttaaaatattaagaaatttgatttaagatttttaaactaattcttaaaatattaagaaatttgatttaagatattaaaaattttatgttaaattaaaaaatttagaaaaatctagttattacttttatttatatatatgtatatatttatttatttatttgaaacgACAACCCCATTCAATTCATTAAATATCCAAATCATGAACTCACACCAACcctttattgaattaaatgaaaataataataaatttaaatttaaatttaattcaatagaaaaaattagaatttaaatgcataaaatattaaatttaaatttttttagtttatacaCTTCCAAATTTTGGGTATGAAAATTCCTActtatatcaaattaaaataatattttttaccaaagaaataaaaaataaaataaaaacaaaaaaggaaaagtaaatatagaaaataaagtaaaaacaaaaaacatccAAAGCAATGATATGTATTATTTCTACTGACAACAATAGAACTGGCAGTGGCCGCCGCTGATCAGAGACCTCACTGGAGTTGGATTACAACCGCAATAACGACAATAATGGCTACTTCTTTGGCCTCCGTAGCTATAATCGCTTCTCTGCATCTAATTGCCTTCGTCTTCGCCATCGGAGCTGAAATGCGCCGGAGCACGGTATCTCTTCCGCtcttttctgatttttctGTGGATTTAGGCTTCTGTAAGCTTCTAACTTCTTGTTTGTGTGCGTTTATGGGCCCTGAAGGCAACGGTACAGCCAGATGAGTACGACGAGACTACTCACTGCGTCTATGACTCCGATGCGTCGACGGTGTACGGTCTTGTGGCGTTTGGTTTGCTATTGATTAGCCACACAGTACTTATGGTTGTCACGAGGTGTCTCTGCTGTGGTAAAGGCTTGAAAAGCGGAGGATCCACCGTCTGTGCCATCATCCTCTTCATCGTTTCCTggtatttttctatttcttctctctctggTTGTTTGTAAATCGATATCTCGAATTGAATAGAATATTTGTGAGAAATTATTGCGGTTCTTAAATTATACTCGAACCTACCGACGGATCCATTCATCTAGACTTCCCCTAATCCTGTTTCTAGTTATGTGAATCATTTGGCCTAGAATTTTGAACTGTTTTGATTAAAGTTTCTGCAGATTGGAGAGCTTGTCTCTAAAATCTTGGCATGGCCTTTACTTTCGAGATCATTTCTTGATCCCACTGCTTTTGCTCAAATCTAAATAATCTTGTGATAGAATTCCATTCAGAAGAACTTCACCAATTCAGCTTAAGAtgggatgaaaatgaaattcttgatTGTCGAAAAAGTACTATAATCCTATTCTAGTGATTCTTGGTTTGTCCAAATATCTGTTTCAGCATTCATTTTCAGTACTGACTAACTGAACATCATGGACTGAATATGTCTTGAGTTGATGAATTATGTTTCTGCTTAGTTGCTTTCACCATAAATGGATTCTTCGTTTTGCTTAAAATGTTTGTATGAGGATATGATTGAGAGACTCTTGTACAGTTTGGGATTATGAACTGATGCTAACTGTCACGGTCCTACATTTTTTACCGTGCAGCGTGGTGATCGtgacacgctcacgaccagccttaaagggaattaagccccataGTTAGGTTGTGACACTAACTGTTGAATCCAAATCGAAAATTCTAAGTTGATTCATCGTGGTAAACCCAATCTGTTTCATATGTTCTTAGAgctaaattttgagaaatgaaTCTAGGCATCTCTTATTGGGAGCTGAGTCTTTGTTGCTAGCTGGGTCTGTGAGGAATGCCTACCACACCAAGTTCAGAGGAGCATTGCCGATCAAGAACTTGTCGTGCTCCATGCTTCGGCGCGGGGTGTTCGCCGCTGCAGCAGCCTTGACATTTCTGTCATTGGTGTTTTCAATACTTTACTACATAGCGCACTCCAGAGCTGATACAGGAGGCTGGCAGAAGCACCAGAATGAAGGTGTTGGCATGGTGCCCCCTAGTTTTTCAGGGCACGAGCAGCACGATCGATCAACGGGAGGATTCGAGAAGGCTTAGCCTAGCCATGGCAGGATTTGATTATTAGAAGTTGCAGCAGACTCAATGTTGATTAGAGTTTTTATGGTGGGAAAACACAGGTTGAACCAAAATGTCAAGTTCTTGTTGCTAAATTATAAAGATGTAAAGTGGTTTCAAAACATAATTCAGGTGTGAAAAATGTAGCTTTTATATCATATCTGCTGTGGTTTTTAACTGCCTCCAACATTCAATGTTTATCTGAATTTTgaaccatttatttttattttttatttcttaaagcACAGGTTATCGTTAGgcgaacacaactctccacaatagtatgatattgttcactttgagcataagctcttatggttttgttttggacttccccaaaaggtctcataccaatggagatagtattctttgttttgctTTGAACTTCCTTAAAAGACCTCAATGGAAATAgtattcattttgttttgctttgaaCTATCTTAAAAGACCTCAATGGAAatagtattcattgattataagtCATTGGGAGacaaattttagaaaacaaaatgcttattgtctaaaataaaatgcttATTGAAAGGAACCTCGAATATGAACCAAACACtaacaattataaataattttttacagAAAGAAAGCACTTTGAGGCCTCTACAACCACTTTTAAAAGGGGCATTACAACATACATACAATGGattcaaattgaaaacaacaacaaatgcAAGGCATTCATGAAACAGTAATAGAAATTAAGTATGGGCACAGCCAAGCCAATATATGATGCAGGCAGCTATATCATTATTTGAtacacaacaacaacaacaagttTGTTTGAAACACCTAAACAATGGGATCAAACCTGCATAAAAGATTCACCCCTTCTccattcaaacaaaaacaaacaaggaACACAGTGATAGAGCTTGAATAATGGCATGGTTCATTGATAACGAAGCTCTTCATAGTAAAATTATACAGTTTTCAATAGCAACTAAGGAGCATAACCAACATTCAAATACATTGGAGCGGGGGGGATCCACATAAGCTACCTTAGCTTACTCCTACCATAACCTTCCTATCAAAAATCCTCTCCATAGTTTACACTCTAAACATCTTCATCAGCACACTAAAAAGggcctctttttcttttttttttttttctttttcattttcttttcttttttccttNTTTCATTTCACCTACAGTTAATAACttattaaaaagaactttcagtaactaaagagaaaaaagagaggatAAAACCTGCTAGGCAGCACAAGCAGCAAGTATCACCAACTTTGGGGGCAATGTTTTTGCTACACTCTTCTACATCTTCATccaactgtttttttttttttttgctttttctttattgcttttttccctttttgacCTTTGTCTGAACTTTTCTCAATTCGTCATCTACCAACCTCACCACCATCCCATCACAAACTGTTGTTATTTTCACCATCCCATCACAAactcttccttttttccttttcatttccatttccattttctgaAGTAGAACAGCATCACAAAGAGAAAATTACGACACGGTACTGAATTATGATATCTTGACTTCCCACCTTTAGGTTTATGGATTGTAGATGTTGCAAGGATTTCACCGTCggctgaagaagatgaagtcgGGGTGATTTACGCAACGTTCTCTTAACCAATCCTCGGCGTCCTGCAAAAGTGAATTTGCCAATTGCCACTCATATCCGCCATTTGGAGTCCATAAAGACCCTCTAAACTTGTATGAAGCTAGACCAAAAACTGGTAGGGACATCCTAGGAATACCATCTATATCACTAGGATACGTTACTACAGGACCTTGAACACTACGTGCCCCTGTAAATAAGATATATGAAGGAATTAGTATCGAAGGATTTAAGAAGCAAACCAACATGAAGAGGCCAATCATTTTATCAACAATTTGGATACAACTACCCCAGATGcaattatatttgtaaattcGCAATGTTGCATGAAGAAATAGAACTTGTCTGAAAGTTAGAACCATGAGGAGCCAATTACCACATAATTAACAGTTTATTGAAATTTCCATCGCAACAAATAACAGCCAAGACATAAAAATCAGAACTCAATGGACGTTGGTTTTCGTCAAACAGGTCCAATGTGCGGGCCAAATCTTTCACACAcaactatttaaaaaacaagccattgtgatatgatataaaaaagGCTCGGATATCAAATGGGAAAATAACCCTagcaaaatgaaataatgaacCTTTTCGGTATGTGAATCCCCAATTCACCAACACTACCACTCCAAAATCGATTTGATATCACTCTAAGGATTAGGTTCGACATAGATTGccttaaaatcaaaactccTAAGTCAATAATAAgttcttttttctcaaaattcaaacactCCACAAGATGGGAAAATTAATCATATTTAACTGTATTTGGCATGCAACTGAATACATGAATTGCAAAATTCAAGAAGCTTTCTTAAGCTaagtttgaaggaaaaagTGCAAAGACTAAAACTCAATTCATCAGTATCTATTCTTACAACCTAATACTCAAGCTTTAAATAGCTTCCCAAAATCCTAAATGCAAGTCACATCATCGAGCAAATCAAAATGACTCAAACAATCATACTTAATGTCataaaaaggataaaattacatcaaaattataaaaaaaaatatatgaataataatCTAATGTCCTTCACGGTTCATATCAATTGGTATTTCCATTCTTAAGATACCAAGTCGTCCATGAATACTTGAATGAAGAGCAccagtttataaataaaaaccattTCAACAGAAAGTCGGAGACTAATCTCCACACAAGTTGGAGTAAATAAcatagaaaaacaataaatttagcTATGAAAATTGGATCCCTTATAAAATAGTtccaatgaagaaaaagatgaaaatggagGGGGAGGGGGGAGGGGTAAAGACATTATATAGAGCAAACGAAAGAAAGCATTACACACAAAATATTAGTCgtttaag
This window encodes:
- the LOC111808493 gene encoding uncharacterized protein LOC111808493 isoform X1, with the translated sequence MTDTLVKAAVDAIHLSPTQAVLYLSGGASQAIGWLLSVPGASGTVLEAVVPYSRPSMIQLLGKVPSQCCSRKTAEEMALLAYNRALKLSRPGYPVLGVGFTGSLATTHPKFGDHRMHMSTRLSNRRWVSTITLSKGLRTREQEEILSSHLLLEAIASACKVPGTFVSDLTRSDLLEECETLFSEDEELEQLISGEVCFKVYPFLRETFTTDAERKIILSGSFNPLHDGHVKLLEVATSICGGGYPCFELSAVNADKPPLSVSQIKDRVEQFKKVGKSVIISNQPYFYKKAELFPGSAFVIGADTAVRLIDPKYYDGDYKKMLEILLRIKNTGATFLVGGRNINGVFKVLEDVEIPQELRDMFISIPADKFRMDISSTQIRKQLGI
- the LOC111808493 gene encoding uncharacterized protein LOC111808493 isoform X2 — translated: MHMSTRLSNRRWVSTITLSKGLRTREQEEILSSHLLLEAIASACKVPGTFVSDLTRSDLLEECETLFSEDEELEQLISGEVCFKVYPFLRETFTTDAERKIILSGSFNPLHDGHVKLLEVATSICGGGYPCFELSAVNADKPPLSVSQIKDRVEQFKKVGKSVIISNQPYFYKKAELFPGSAFVIGADTAVRLIDPKYYDGDYKKMLEILLRIKNTGATFLVGGRNINGVFKVLEDVEIPQELRDMFISIPADKFRMDISSTQIRKQLGI
- the LOC111808498 gene encoding uncharacterized protein LOC111808498; the encoded protein is MATSLASVAIIASLHLIAFVFAIGAEMRRSTATVQPDEYDETTHCVYDSDASTVYGLVAFGLLLISHTVLMVVTRCLCCGKGLKSGGSTVCAIILFIVSWHLLLGAESLLLAGSVRNAYHTKFRGALPIKNLSCSMLRRGVFAAAAALTFLSLVFSILYYIAHSRADTGGWQKHQNEGVGMVPPSFSGHEQHDRSTGGFEKA